In Hippoglossus stenolepis isolate QCI-W04-F060 chromosome 13, HSTE1.2, whole genome shotgun sequence, a single genomic region encodes these proteins:
- the obsl1b gene encoding obscurin isoform X7 has protein sequence MDVFGGAPRFLAYPRPVMVQTGTDAVLKCQIGGDPRPAVIWERNNEKIDLQGQYRVFEDGNVYNLIISAVTSDDSGQYICKAKNSIGETYAAATLNVEGEAQEMELREENKPRFLIKPLSTRAGRGEDAVFSCKLWGKPRPEVVWEKDGRKLNEIFESTHFTVGYQDGGWFQLKIFKTRAPDGGVYTCKARNEFGESLAGAVLLVDAGPGHEEEGNRNGYTNGHRKGHQGKQRIGRQVPNRLKDDTVTKSTKVKMFAVTEGKHAKFRCFVTGKPKPEIIWRKDGRLILSGRRYLLYEDREGYFTLKVLYCKQKDNGVYVCAASNTAGQTLSAVHLTVKEPPVRFKQPLIDLEVWERDLAVLECEVPEDSVPITWYLEDRRLQPGAKYGMEEWGTKRRLTIRDIGVDDDGIYLCEMPDGGRSIAEVAVKGTILRKLPRKVDVLEGENAAFCVEVEKEEMDIHWYKDGTELRETHQTILKSFGRTHILVFVNTMPQDAGLVTFLVGRSKTSSQLRVKAARHCPPSCPVGVQINTERANAALLSWAPAQDSRKNPPSGYVLERQEVGTGSQEWLQCLTTDSATSVEILGDSVPCEADYRFRICSVNKYGKSNNVEFPKAVHLVPVTRIQAPLQDALVPEGQDAIFSIELSASVIGTWFLNGTQLQEDERFFMRRSRTHESLRIRAVRDTDNGAEITFIAYGIRDSAALYIQAPLVKFSSMSEMDRNKFVEIGNPIVLYCELSDPAAAVHWFKNGVELQTMEGLHIQSEGTMRRIVIQSAEFSHSGVYCCDAIDDIIRFNVEVEAPPVRFTAIPDAERTKSIQTGCPIVLQCELSDPSAQVYWYKDGSKLHPQNGVDTQSEGLGRTLIVHSAEFFHSGLYCCKTKGDAITFSVDIKAPPVKFSAIPDDMRTKSIEAGCPVVLQCVVSDPEAHVCWCKDEIQLVSNSAIEIHSEGNTRTIVVQSAELCHSGVYRCATLDDIVEFHVEIKAIPVTYSTIFDVERTKSLEAGKALELECEVADSTGPVCWYKDGVRLLPENGWDILSTGTLRRLNIPSAELLHSGLYSCETSDDTSHYTVDIKAPTLPLSPAPDLVETQSLEATCPTEPACEPSGPAAQVSWQRDTERDSNTQPDFETEAVQKTLVIEPTHPSNSGAYYCATADDVAQLIVENQVPSPKSQLGSDAEKTKSADECCPIVRQFEISDPVAKACWYKDGTQIYPKRAAGCESQSSSPALPPQSHDLSGDESLGCDTTADAAQLNVDMKGGVPRCICTIKNPEFSDIREAHCFLFGFVQTAEQCHYGDEIGEIAEASAQYTVDVQATSPRLSSDREKIKPTEEAFPVEVVSRSTKWKSGIFGGRTGDAQTYEDHSRQMPTSQSTCEYSSDWIQTEQSKELSDNEPAVYPNSAKPTIMQSDTRHHQTPKSTESHGEELIHYIQHPEGPCEEFDESLQTDKFCNRLQTSTGELEEIHSSVQMATVQSNLGSPLQTSTTQSEHLNNPIQISTVKSDKLCNTLKTADLLQSEETFTTFHASDVISEKPFKTLPCAITQSEEPTTSLHTANVQSEEPFKSTQCAISQSDDLLKSLHAATLQLKETFTPLHTATVQSEKPFKSLQCANTQSEEPPTSLHAATVQSEQPFESLQCANTQSEEPPTSLRAATVQSETPFKSLQCANTQSEEPPTSLRAATVQSEKPFESLQCANTQSEEPPTSLHAATVQSEQPFESLQCANTQSQEPPTSLRAATVQSGKPFISPHISTIQSEKPFTSLHSATIQSKEPLKCLQTTIIQSEELGSSLQTSAAPSEKPLENLLTETVLSVGPCNSSLAATDQSKEFNRPLQTLTVHSEKLSDFPDTTSPQSLDSCNSNKAELVQTGKDYNSRQFAHVKMDDLCCTGQAEPNHAEVIYPSMQAATIQAESDHTMETTEDQVESTVNSGQRPSTEFAEPDYIKQASIVQSEEIYLSRTCDSHWIDSFTTNKVAVEALPVTITTLCEAERNKSVEAGEPIVLQCEVSDPNAQVAWYKDGINLRDAAGQDMVAEGFIRTLAVRSAMPSHAGIYSCKTTDDAVQFHVDVKAPLPEVSALSEADPTETVVADCPVALQCELSEPTGQVSSSTDGTELLPQSGVDFQSEGNLTSLVVPSAEQAHTDVHRSSPVKFSELRESDGNKSVQEGSPIILRCDLAHDPSAHVDWYKDGTQLLPQNNVEIESEGLTRTLLIHSAEITHGGTYECSTSDDTVTFKVDVKGRSPQIMPITPSEKCKRIAVGFPIILQCEVSEPVAQVSWLKDGVELFCKTGLDMKRDGSLRKLMIPSAKVSDSGLYSCSLADDVVTFQVDIEAPPVTFADIPEEELFRSVVEREPLVLSCDVSRTDGAVQWYKDGAEMKPSDNVSLQTDGTRRDLTIRSAQLSDTATYTCRAGDHVLIFKVTIREPPVMIVYPKEDVHLDRHVPDEIILSCELSRANGVVSWFKDGQKLQDSENIKLKIEGPYRRLKIISSGVDDSGEYVCDTADDSIFFHLCITEPPVRIVSPSQSQMELCQQTSERMVLSCEISRPNAAVRWYRDGLEVEENDNLILEVDGVYRRLIIPETTVKDSAEYVCDTADDSMTFFVNIAEAPVRFIRARKMASRVEKPTGETLVLDCEVSRSNAEVIWKKNGEEIEDSRNITILDDGVVRQLTIHSLTEKDAGQYVCDAKDDVMDFNVKVQELPVKILGKTEAKTEKQFLVSDDVILVCELSRSNVSVSWYKDNQLIDDTERYCIEEQGVFRSLVVLNAGLRDSGEYTCDAVDDKMVFYITVQEPPVQIIGNSGHPEHHILVAGDDLILECEVSRPNAAVQWLWNGKILKPDPRIKIDSHDVVRKLVLSGLQPSDSGKYICDAVDDKLITLVEVQEPTAMFLNKEASNNISAHENESVTLCAVVSRGRANVRWLKDGQLLNQDNIHISSEGNTHKLTINPLQLSDSGAYVCDINTDEMFFTLLVKEMKVKFIRPVENTVCVKGSSLTLRCEINKPKGDVQWLKDGREIPPSRRHTIRAQGRERIFTIHQIVEEDAGEYTCESTDDRTSSTVSVEIPRVVEFIAELRNITIREGEDAVFKCVVSPEDTQLVWRLNGKQVALNERTVISSNGLCHMLCIHNCMVSDSGRVTADAEGWVSEAELQVQEEQVLFTKKMKPVVAEEYGEALLEVEVSVDSEEVQWMRQGVLIHPDARYALKHKGQKHSLAIRKLAMSDRGTYSCETLHDRTQAQLTVEPRKITIKKGLTDITTTERETASFEVELSHPNVPGTWLRNGIKLKPTNHFRTSAKGQVHSLSISHLSVEDTGSFVFSVDNLKTTARLVVKEPPVTIFRKLEDQRFPDGSVIAIECELSRHNVDVKWFKNEVELKPSKELRIYAMGRKRFLQILKCHVCDSAIYTCDAGDATTSCTVEVYERELLIVQALEDVDIQEDQNAVFVCEISVEDVPGEWYKNGERIQPTSSIKIRQEGTKHFLLMCSVRAEDSGEIKFVARHVESVAHLEVEEIPVNIVKPLQDKTVLEKTRGILDCAVSNSRCSIRWYKGCNVILPSERFEISSEGCYRKLIIQEVALHDEGMYSVQVGEHSCSAKLTVETQSMLMVRELRDVEVVAPDDATFECEVSNLVAEAPEWSLKGEPLQPSSLVHVEKMGSVHRLTLSQTSPDMSGEVEFTSGRAKSGAQLRVLSDA, from the exons ATGGATGTGTTTGGTGGAGCGCCACGTTTCTTGGCCTACCCAAGACCTGTGATGGTACAAACTGGGACTGATGCTGTTCTGAAGTGTCAAATCGGTGGCGATCCACGGCCCGCGGTGATCTGGGAGCGCAACAATGAAAAGATTGACCTGCAAGGACAATACAGGGTCTTTGAGGATGGAAACGTTTACAATCTCATCATTTCTGCCGTGACCTCAGATGACAGCGGACAGTACATTTGCAAAGCAAAGAACAGCATTGGGGAAAcgtatgcagcagcaacactgaACGTGGAGGGTGAGGCACAAGAGATGGAGCTACGAGAGGAGAATAAGCCACGGTTCCTCATCAAGCCGCTCTCCACCCGTGCAGGTCGTGGGGAAGATGCTGTCTTCTCCTGTAAGCTGTGGGGAAAGCCACGGCCGGAGGTTGTCTGGGAAAAGGACGGCCGGAAACtcaatgaaatatttgaaaGCACACATTTCACTGTGGGCTACCAGGACGGTGGATGGTTCCAGCTCAAGATTTTTAAGACTCGTGCACCAGATGGTGGAGTATATACATGCAAAGCCAGGAACGAGTTTGGGGAATCATTGGCAGGAGCTGTGTTGCTCGTCGACGCAGGCCCGGGACACGAGGAAGAGGGAAATCGTAATGGCTACACAAACGGCCACCGGAAAGGCCACCAGGGAAAACAGAGGATCGGTAGGCAAGTGCCAAACCGACTCAAAGACGACACCGTGACCAAGTCTACCAAAGTCAAAATGTTTGCCGTGACGGAGGGCAAACATGCCAAATTCCGCTGCTTCGTGACTGGTAAACCCAAACCAGAAATAATCTGGAGGAAAGACGGCAGGCTGATACTGTCGGGAAGGCGTTATTTGTTATACGAGGACAGAGAAGGATACTTCACACTTAAAGTTCTGTACTGTAAGCAGAAGGATAACGGCGTTTATGTCTGTGCTGCATCAAACACAGCAGGCCAGACCCTCAGTGCTGTACACCTCACCGTGAAGG AGCCGCCTGTGCGGTTCAAGCAGCCCCTCATCGATCTGGAGGTGTGGGAACGAGATTTGGCCGTTCTGGAGTGTGAAGTTCCAGAGGACTCTGTTCCCATCACGTGGTATCTGGAAGACAGACGGCTGCAGCCAGGGGCCAAATATGGAATGGAGGAGTGGGGAACAAAAAGACGACTAACTATCCGTGACATCGGAGTTGATGACGATGGGATTTACCTCTGTGAGATGCCCGACGGGGGGAGAAGTATTGCAGAGGTAGCTGTGAAAG GTACAATTTTGCGGAAGCTCCCGAGAAAGGTGGACGTCCTGGAAGGTGAAAACGCTGCCTTTTGTGTTGAAGTGGAAAAGGAAGAGATGGACATACACTGGTACAAAGACGGCACAGAGCTGCGGGAAACCCATCAGACAATTCTCAAGTCCTTCGGTCGAACTCACATTCTGGTCTTTGTCAACACGATGCCCCAGGATGCTGGACTTGTGACGTTCCTTGTAGGCAGATCCAAGACCTCCTCTCAGCTAAGAGTAAAAG CGGCCAGACATTGTCCTCCCAGTTGTCCAGTGGGTGTGCAGATCAACACTGAGCGGGCAAATGCTGCTCTTCTATCGTGGGCTCCTGCGCAGGACTCGCGTAAAAATCCTCCATCCGGATACGTGCTTGAACGGCAGGAGGTGGGCACCGGTTCACAAGAGTGGCTACAGTGCCTCACCACTGATTCTGCCACGTCTGTGGAGATCCTCGGTGACAGTGTACCATGTGAGGCCGATTATCGATTTCGCATTTGCAGCGTTAACAAATATGGAAAGAGCAACAATGTCGAGTTCCCTAAAGCTGTTCACCTGG TTCCGGTGACCAGAATACAAGCTCCCTTACAGGATGCCCTGGTGCCGGAGGGACAAGATGCCATCTTCTCCATTGAGCTCTCCGCTTCAGTTATTGGTACATGGTTCTTGAACGGTACTCAGCTTCAGGAGGACGAACGTTTTTTCATGCGTCGCTCACGAACACACGAATCGCTTCGCATTCGAGCAGTACGTGATACAGATAACGGGGCGGAGATCACATTCATTGCCTATGGCATCCGGGACTCTGCAGCACTGTACATTCAAG CTCCTCTTGTCAAGTTTTCATCAATGTCAGAAATGGATCGGAACAAGTTTGTAGAAATTGGGAACCCCATTGTTCTCTACTGTGAGCTGTCAgaccctgcagctgcagtgcaCTGGTTCAAGAACGGGGTGGAGTTACAAACAATGGAGGGTCTTCATATTCAATCGGAGGGCACCATGAGAAGAATTGTCATCCAATCAGCAGAGTTCTCACACTCCGGAGTGTATTGCTGCGATGCcattgatgacatcatcaggttCAATGTGGAAGTAGAGG CCCCGCCTGTGAGGTTTACAGCAATTCCAGATGCTGAGAGGACCAAAAGCATCCAAACAGGCTGCCCCATTGTTTTACAATGTGAGCTCTCAGATCCCTCTGCCCAGGTGTACTGGTACAAAGATGGGTCAAAGCTCCATCCTCAAAATGGAGTAGACACACAAAGTGAGGGCCTGGGAAGAACACTGATTGTGCATTCAGCAGAATTTTTCCACTCTGGGTTGTACTGCTGCAAGACAAAGGGTGACGCCATCACGTTCAGTGTGGACATCAAAG CTCCACCTGTGAAGTTCTCAGCAATCCCCGATGACATGAGGACCAAGTCGATCGAAGCAGGCTGCCCTGTAGTACTCCAGTGTGTGGTGTCAGATCCCGAGGCGCACGTTTGCTGGTGCAAGGATGAAATCCAGCTCGTTTCAAACTCTGCCATAGAAATTCACTCAGAGGGCAACACGAGGACAATAGTTGTTCAGTCTGCAGAGCTGTGCCACTCTGGTGTGTACAGATGCGCCACACTGGACGATATCGTGGAGTTTCACGTGGAGATCAAAG CTATACCAGTGACGTACTCTACTATCTTTGACGTTGAGAGAACCAAGTCACTTGAAGCAGGCAAAGCTCTGGAGCTGGAATGTGAGGTTGCAGACTCCACTGGGCCTGTCTGCTGGTATAAAGACGGTGTAAGGCTCCTCCCGGAAAATGGTTGGGATATACTGAGTACTGGCACGTTGAGGAGACTTAATATCCCATCGGCTGAGCTCTTGCACTCAGGGCTGTACAGCTGTGAAACCTCTGATGACACTAGCCACTACACTGTGGATATTAAAG cTCCAACGTTGCCATTGTCGCCAGCACCAGACCTTGTGGAGACGCAGTCACTTGAGGCCACGTGTCCCACTGAACCAGCATGTGAGCCCTCAGGCCCTGCTGCCCAGGTGTCATGGCAGAGGGACACAGAACGTGATTCTAATACACAGCCTGATTTTGAAACGGAGGCCGTCCAGAAGACCCTTGTTATTGAACCAACTCATCCTTCAAACTCTGGAGCGTACTATTGTGCGACAGCAGATGATGTTGCCCAGTTGATAGTAGAAAATCAAG TGCCCTCTCCAAAATCTCAGCTTGGTTCTGATGCTGAGAAGACAAAGTCTGCGGATGAGTGCTGCCCAATTGTTCGGCAATTTGAGATTTCAGATCCCGTTGCCAAAGCCTGTTGGTACAAAGACGGAACCCAGATCTACCCTAAAAGAGCGGCTGGTTGtgaatcacagagcagcagcccAGCCTTGCCCCCCCAGTCACATGACTTGTCTGGCGATGAGAGTCTTGGCTGTGACACAACGGCTGATGCTGCACAGTTAAATGTGGACATGAAAGGTGGTGTTCCACGATGTATTTGCACAATTAAGAATccagaatttagtgacatacGTGAAGctcattgttttctctttggctTTGTCCAAACAGCAGAGCAGTGTCACTATGGTGACGAAATTGGTGAGATAGCTGAAGCATCCGCCCAATACACTGTGGATGTCCAAG CTACATCGCCAAGGCTCTCTTCTGACCGAGAGAAGATCAAGCCCACCGAAGAGGCTTTTCCTGTGGAAGTTGTCAGCCGGTCAACAAAATGGAAATCGGGCATCTTCGGTGGCAGGACAGGAGATGCGCAGACATATGAAGACCATTCCAGGCAAATGCCAACTTCTCAATCAACATGTGAATATTCAAGTGACTGGATTCAAACTGAACAGTCAAAGGAACTCTCAGACAATGAACCTGCAGTTTACCCTAACTCTGCAAAGCCAACAATAATGCAATCTGACACACGTCACCATCAAACTCCGAAGTCCACAGAATCACATGGTGAAGAATTAATTCACTATATTCAGCATCCAGAAGGTCCATGTGAAGAGTTCGATGAATCCCTGCAGACGGATAAGTTCTGCAATCGTCTGCAAACTTCAACTGGTGAATTAGAGGAGATACACAGCTCAGTACAGATGGCAACTGTCCAGTCAAATCTAGGGAGCCCCCTACAGACTTCCACCACCCAGTCTGAACACCTTAATAACCCAATTCAGATTTCAACAGTCAAATCAGACAAGCTCTGTAACACCTTAAAAACTGCAGATCTCCTCCAGTCAGAGGAGACCTTTACAACCTTTCATGCTTCAGATGTTATATCAGAGAAGCCCTTTAAAACCTTACCGTGTGCAATTACGCAATCAGAGGAGCCCACGACATCCTTGCATACAGCAAATGTCCAATCAGAGGAGCCCTTTAAATCCACACAATGTGCAATTAGCCAATCAGACGATCTATTAAAATCCTTACATGCTGCAACTCTAcaattaaaggagacatttacACCCCTACATACTGCAACTGTCCAATCAGAGAAGCCCTTTAAATCCTTGCAGTGTGCAAATACCCAATCAGAGGAGCCTCCTACTTCCTTACATGCTGCaactgtccaatcagagcagcccTTTGAATCCTTACAGTGTGCAAATACCCAATCAGAGGAGCCTCCTACTTCCTTACGTGCTGCAACTGTCCAATCAGAGACGCCCTTTAAATCCTTACAGTGTGCAAATACCCAATCAGAGGAGCCTCCTACTTCCTTACGTGCTGCAACTGTCCAATCAGAGAAGCCCTTTGAATCCTTACAGTGTGCAAATACCCAATCAGAGGAGCCTCCTACTTCCTTACATGCTGCaactgtccaatcagagcagcccTTTGAATCCTTACAGTGTGCAAATACCCAATCACAGGAGCCTCCTACTTCCTTACGGGCTGCAACTGTCCAATCAGGAAAGCCTTTTATATCTCCACATATTTCTACTATCCAATCAGAGAAGCCTTTTACGTCCTTACATTCCGCAACTATCCAATCCAAGGAGCCGCTTAAATGTTTACAGACTACAATTATCCAATCAGAGGAGCTTGGTAGCTCCTTGCAGACATCAGCTGCTCCATCAGAGAAGCCTCTTGAAAACTTACTGACTGAAACTGTCCTTTCAGTGGGCCCCTGTAACTCCTCATTGGCTGCAACTGACCAGTCAAAGGAGTTTAACAGACCCCTACAGACACTGACTGTCCACTCGGAGAAGCTCAGTGACTTCCCTGATACTACATCTCCTCAATCATTGGACTCGTGTAACTCTAACAAGGCAGAACTTGTCCAAACAGGGAAGGATTACAACTCACGACAGTTTGCACATGTCAAAATGGATGACCTCTGTTGCACAGGACAAGCAGAACCCAACCATGCAGAGGTGATCTATCCATCCATGCAAGCTGCAACGATCCAAGCAGAGAGTGATCACACCATGGAGACCACAGAGGACCAAGTAGAAAGCACAGTAAACTCTGGGCAGAGACCATCTACTGAGTTTGCAGAGCCCGACTATATCAAGCAGGCCTCGATAGTCCAATCTGAAGAGATCTACCTATCAAGGACATGTGACAGTCATTGGATCGACAGTTTTACTACAAATAAGGTGGCTGTTGAAG CTCTGCCTGTGACAATTACAACACTGTGTGAGGCTGAGAGGAACAAGTCTGTCGAAGCCGGTGAACCCATAGTACTTCAATGTGAGGTATCAGATCCTAACGCTCAAGTTGCTTGGTACAAGGACGGAATAAATCTACGTGACGCAGCTGGACAAGATATGGTGGCCGAGGGTTTCATAAGAACACTGGCTGTCCGGTCGGCGATGCCGTCTCATGCAGGGATTTACAGCTGCAAGACGACCGATGACGCAGTGCAGTTTCATGTGGACGTTAAAG CTCCACTTCCGGAGGTCTCAGCTTTATCTGAGGCTGACCCGACAGAGACAGTCGTGGCCGACTGTCCTGTTGCTCTACAATGTGAGCTGTCAGAGCCCACTGGACAAGTCAGTTCGTCCACGGATGGAACTGAGCTCCTTCCTCAAAGTGGAGTAGACTTCCAGTCAGAGGGGAATTTGACGAGTCTAGTTGTCCCATCGGCCGAGCAGGCTCACACTGACGTACACCGCT CATCACCTGTGAAGTTCTCTGAGCTTCGAGAGAGTGACGGGAACAAGTCCGTCCAGGAAGGCTCTCCCATTATCCTCCGCTGTGATCTCGCTCACGATCCTTCCGCTCACGTGGACTGGTACAAGGATGGAACGCAACTCCTGCCACAAAATAATGTAGAGATAGAGTCAGAGGGTCTGACGAGGACGCTGCTCATCCACTCGGCTGAAATCACACACGGCGGCACCTACGAATGTTCAACATCAGACGACACCGTTACATTTAAAGTGGACGTAAAAG GCCGATCACCACAGATCATGCCAATCACCCCGTCTGAAAAATGCAAGAGGATTGCAGTTGGTTTTCCAATAATTCTCCAGTGTGAGGTCTCAGAGCCTGTTGCCCAGGTCTCCTGGCTTAAAGATGGGGTGGAGCTTTTTTGCAAAACAGGCCTCGATATGAAAAGAGACGGCAGCTTGAGAAAGTTAATGATTCCTTCTGCTAAGGTCTCCGACTCTGGCCTTTACAGCTGTAGCCTCGCCGATGACGTTGTGACATTCCAAGTGGACATCGAAG CCCCACCGGTGACATTTGCGGATATTCCCGAGGAGGAGCTTTTCAGGAGTGTTGTGGAAAGAGAACCGCTTGTTCTGTCATGTGACGTATCGAGGACCGACGGCGCTGTCCAATGGTACAAAGACGGAGCTGAAATGAAACCGAGCGATAATGTGTCACTGCAAACAGACGGCACCAGGCGAGACCTGACTATACGTTCAGCCCAACTGTCCGACACGGCCACATACACGTGCCGGGCAGGAGACCACGTTTTAATCTTCAAGGTCACCATACGAG AACCTCCGGTGATGATAGTCTACCCCAAGGAGGATGTCCATCTCGACCGTCATGTCCCCGACGAAATTATCCTGAGCTGCGAACTGTCTCGTGCCAACGGTGTTGTCAGCTGGTTCAAGGACGGTCAAAAGCTGCAGGACAGCGAGAACATCAAACTCAAGATCGAAGGCCCTTATCGACGACTCAAGATTATTTCCAGCGGAGTCGACGATTCTGGAGAATACGTCTGTGACACGGCTGACGATTCAATATTCTTTCACCTTTGTATAACAG AACCTCCGGTGCGAATCGTATCCCCAAGTCAGTCGCAAATGGAACTGTGCCAGCAAACCTCCGAGAGGATGGTTCTGAGCTGTGAGATCTCACGGCCCAACGCGGCGGTGCGCTGGTACCGAGACGGACTTGAAGTGGAGGAGAATGACAACCTCATCCTGGAGGTGGATGGTGTCTACAGAAGACTTATTATACCCGAAACTACCGTCAAAGACTCTGCAGAGTACGTGTGTGACACAGCAGACGATTCCATGACGTTCTTTGTAAACATAgcag AGGCTCCTGTTCGCTTCATACGTGCGAGGAAGATGGCGAGTAGAGTAGAGAAGCCGACGGGGGAGACTCTGGTTCTAGACTGTGAAGTTTCAAGGTCAAATGCTGAGGTCATCTGGAAGAAGAATGGGGAAGAAATAGAAGACTCCAGAAACATCACCATCCTCGATGATGGTGTTGTGCGTCAGTTGACCATTCACTCCTTAACAGAGAAAGACGCTGGGCAATATGTCTGTGATGCAAAAGACGACGTCATGGATTTTAATGTAAAAGTGCAAG AGTTGCCCGTAAAAATTCTGGGAAAAACTGaggcaaaaacagaaaagcagttCTTAGTGTCAGATGACGTTATTCTCGTGTGTGAACTCTCGAGATCCAATGTGTCAGTCAGTTGGTACAAAGACAATCAGCTAATTGACGACACTGAGCGATACTGTATTGAGGAACAAGGGGTTTTCCGATCACTGGTTGTCCTAAATGCTGGGCTCCGGGATTCAGGAGAGTACACTTGTGACGCAGTGGATGATAAGATGGTCTTCTATATCACTGTCCAAG AGCCTCCAGTGCAGATCATTGGAAACTCGGGCCACCCAGAGCATCACATCCTGGTGGCAGGGGATGACCTTATTTTGGAGTGTGAGGTGTCTCGGCCAAATGCCGCTGTTCAGTGGTTATGGAACGGAAAGATACTGAAACCAGATCCTCGTATCAAAATCGACAGCCATGACGTTGTGAGGAAGCTTGTTCTCTCTGGACTTCAGCCCTCGGACTCTGGAAAATACATTTGCGATGCCGTCGATGACAAACTGATAACGCTTGTCGAGGTTCAAG AGCCAACGGCCATGTTTTTGAATAAAGAAGCAAGTAACAACATCTCAGCCCATGAAAATGAGAGTGTCACACTGTGTGCCGTTGTGAGCCGCGGACGGGCTAATGTTCGCTGGCTGAAAGATGGCCAACTGCTCAACCAGGATAACATTCACATTTCCAGCGAGGGTAATACGCACAAGCTCACCATTAATCCCCTGCAGCTGTCGGATTCTGGAGCGTACGTCTGTGACATAAACACAGATGAGATGTTTTTCACTCTTTTAGTCAAAG AAATGAAGGTGAAATTTATCAGACCAGTGGagaatactgtgtgtgtgaagggaagCAGCCTCACGCTGCGATGTGAGATCAACAAGCCCAAAGGAGACGTGCAGTGGCTGAAGGACGGGCGGGAGATCCCCCCGAGCCGGCGGCACACGATACGGGCACAAGGTCGAGAGCGAATCTTCACCATCCACCAAATAGTGGAGGAAGATGCTGGAGAATATACCTGTGAATCCACAGATGACAGGACCTCCTCCACCGTCAGTGTGGAAA TTCCCCGTGTGGTGGAGTTCATTGCGGAGCTGCGTAACATCACGATCCGTGAGGGAGAAGACGCCGTTTTTAAGTGCGTGGTGTCACCGGAGGACACTCAGTTGGTGTGGCGCCTCAACGGCAAACAAGTAGCTCTCAATGAGCGCACTGTCATTTCAAGCAACGGACTGTGCCACATGCTCTGCATCCACAACTGCATGGTTTCAGATAGCGGCAGAGTGACAGCTGACGCAGAGGGGTGGGTTTCAGAAGCAGAGCTCCAGGTTCAAG AGGAACAGGTGCTATTCACCAAGAAAATGAAGCCTGTTGTCGCTGAGGAATACGGCGAGGCCCtcctggaggtggaggtgagcgTGGATTCAGAAGAGGTGCAGTGGATGAGGCAAGGGGTGCTGATCCACCCCGACGCCAGGTACGCCCTGAAGCACAAGGGCCAGAAGCACAGTCTGGCCATACGCAAACTGGCCATGTCTGACCGGGGCACCTACAGCTGCGAAACCCTCCACGACCGCACGCAGGCCCAGCTTACAGTGGAAC CTCGCAAAATCACCATCAAGAAGGGACTGACCGACATCACAACCACGGAGAGGGAAACGGCCTCCTTCGAAGTGGAGCTCTCTCATCCCAACGTCCCGGGCACTTGGCTGAGAAACGGAATCAAACTCAAGCCGACAAATCACTTCCGTACGAGCGCCAAGGGACAAGTCCACAGCCTCAGCATCTCTCACCTCTCGGTGGAAGACACCGGCTCCTTCGTGTTCTCTGTGGACAATCTGAAGACGACCGCGAGGCTCGTTGTGAAGG AGCCCCCAGTGACCATTTTCAGAAAACTGGAGGACCAGAGATTCCCCGACGGATCAGTTATCGCTATTGAGTGCGAACTGTCGAGACACAACGTCGATGTAAAATGGTTCAAG AACGAGGTCGAGTTGAAGCCCAGCAAGGAGCTGCGCATTTATGCGATGGGAAGAAAACGATTCCTTCAGATCCTGAAATGTCACGTCTGTGATTCTGCCATTTATACCTGCGATGCTGGAGATGCCACCACATCCTGCACCGTGGAGGTCTACG AGCGCGAGCTGTTGATCGTGCAGGCCCTCGAGGACGTGGACATCCAGGAGGACCAGAACGCCGTGTTTGTCTGTGAGATCTCAGTGGAGGACGTGCCTGGAGAATGGTACAAGAATGGGGAGAGGATTCAACCGACCAGTTCCATCAAGATCCGCCAGGAAG ggaccaaacattttcttctcatgTGCAGTGTGCGAGCGGAGGACTCTGGAGAGATCAAGTTTGTCGCCAGACATGTTGAATCTGTCGCTCACCTGGAGGTGGAAG AGATTCCTGTCAACATTGTAAAACCTCTGCAGGATAAGACCGTGCTCGAGAAGACCCGAGGGATTCTGGACTGCGCCGTGTCCAACTCCAGATGCAGCATCCGCTGGTACAAAGGCTGCAACGTCATCCTGCCCTCGGAGCGCTTCGAGATCAGCAGCGAAGGCTGTTATCGCAAACTGATCATCCAGGAGGTGGCGCTGCATGATGAGGGCATGTACAGTGTCCAGGTTGGAGAGCACTCGTGCTCCGCAAAGCTGACAGTGGAAA CCCAGTCTATGTTAATGGTCAGAGAGCTGAGGGATGTGGAGGTCGTGGCCCCCGATGACGCCACCTTCGAATGTGAGGTGTCCAACCTTGTTGCCGAAGCCCCTGAGTGGAGTTTGAAGGGGGAGCCCCTGCAGCCCAGCTCTCTGGTCCATGTGGAGAAGATGGGCTCAGTCCACAGACTGACGCTCAGCCAGACGTCCCCGGACATGAGCGGAGAGGTGGAGTTCACCTCCGGGAGAGCGAAGAGCGGCGCTCAGCTCCGGGTGCTGA GTGATGCCTGA